Proteins encoded in a region of the Metamycoplasma alkalescens genome:
- a CDS encoding RNA polymerase sigma factor yields the protein MENKDLEKSIDYTVKIIEQEIKKIQKKNASKKTFSQEEVFNIIDKKKLYVDEEEADLLLKKLLEKKIISNNVDEGDNDDVIDFGDDVHFNEEELKDIDTEDLDNDDIFAETENGAEYVEFDDALIPRTDGNLKEEEIYDEEVEFLSNSINSDEYEDDEEGYGTYDLDDYDEYAEGSWGSKKSDDFGASKLLKNYNSEDIQINSSRNTSENSNLSNRLTETNDIVKWYMRWIGKYGKLLTAKEERELAEKMENAKQAGNMYKFKRARDLLVKRNLRLVINNAKKYKNRGLNFIDLISEGNAGILKAVSKYDYKTGYKFSTYATWWIRQAITRAVADQARTVRVPVHMVETINKVLKIERELQQELDYPPTDEEIAKKYGGDFTAEKVRYIRKININPISLDKNIGKEENSSFSDFVKDESVISPTNFTSQQELSVILNEMINSLPDESDRLLIRKRYGVSDVNGEAYRPHSLDELSKELGISKEKIRQIETKVLRKLKHPQKRKKLKEFFVNESYNLD from the coding sequence ATGGAAAATAAAGATTTAGAAAAATCAATTGACTATACAGTCAAAATTATTGAACAAGAAATTAAGAAGATTCAAAAGAAAAATGCAAGTAAAAAAACTTTTTCTCAAGAAGAAGTTTTTAATATTATTGATAAAAAGAAATTATATGTTGACGAAGAAGAAGCTGATTTATTGCTAAAAAAATTGTTGGAAAAAAAGATTATTTCAAACAATGTTGATGAAGGCGATAATGATGATGTTATTGACTTTGGGGATGATGTTCATTTTAATGAAGAAGAACTAAAAGATATTGATACTGAAGATCTAGATAATGATGATATTTTTGCTGAAACTGAAAATGGCGCTGAATATGTTGAATTTGATGATGCTTTAATTCCAAGAACAGATGGGAATTTAAAAGAAGAAGAAATTTATGATGAAGAAGTTGAATTTCTTTCAAATAGTATCAATAGTGATGAATATGAAGATGATGAAGAAGGCTATGGGACTTATGATTTAGATGACTATGATGAATATGCTGAAGGCAGTTGAGGATCAAAAAAATCAGATGATTTTGGTGCTTCTAAATTATTAAAAAACTATAATTCTGAAGATATTCAAATTAATTCATCACGAAATACTTCTGAAAATAGTAATTTATCAAACCGCCTAACTGAAACAAATGATATTGTTAAATGATACATGCGTTGAATTGGAAAATATGGAAAACTTTTAACTGCTAAAGAAGAAAGAGAACTTGCTGAAAAAATGGAAAACGCAAAGCAAGCTGGGAATATGTATAAATTCAAGCGAGCAAGAGATTTACTTGTCAAAAGAAATCTAAGATTAGTTATTAATAATGCTAAAAAATATAAAAACAGAGGACTTAATTTTATTGATTTAATTTCTGAAGGAAATGCCGGCATTCTTAAAGCAGTTTCAAAATATGATTATAAAACAGGGTATAAATTTTCAACTTATGCAACATGATGAATTAGACAAGCAATCACAAGAGCGGTTGCTGATCAAGCAAGAACTGTACGGGTACCAGTGCATATGGTTGAAACAATTAATAAGGTTTTAAAAATTGAAAGAGAATTACAGCAAGAATTGGATTATCCACCAACAGATGAAGAAATTGCAAAAAAATATGGTGGAGATTTCACTGCTGAAAAAGTTCGTTATATAAGAAAAATTAATATAAATCCAATTTCGCTGGATAAAAATATTGGAAAAGAAGAAAACTCAAGTTTTTCTGATTTTGTTAAAGATGAAAGTGTGATTAGTCCAACTAATTTCACATCACAACAAGAATTGAGTGTGATTTTAAATGAAATGATTAACTCATTGCCTGATGAATCAGATCGTTTGTTAATTCGTAAAAGATATGGTGTTTCAGACGTGAATGGTGAAGCTTATCGTCCGCATTCGCTGGATGAACTTTCAAAAGAATTGGGAATTTCAAAAGAAAAAATTCGTCAAATTGAAACAAAAGTTTTAAGAAAATTAAAACACCCCCAAAAACGTAAGAAATTAAAAGAATTCTTCGTTAATGAAAGTTATAATTTAGATTAA
- the dnaG gene encoding DNA primase, protein MSKESVWEFVIAKSDIVNVIGQYVNLIKQGKNYKACCPFHGEKTPSFIVSQEKGIFKCFGCGKSGNVIKFIEFKENLNGIEALKFLAKKQNLDISNFGDFLNNSNLSSEHSKIFEANQVALNFFRYQITFEKTSLLENFLQKRNLTKEIIKEFEIGFAAKDKSIYETLKNNEIDDYAIFNSSLLSGNENRNFFNDRLIFPIHDKFGNIVAFSGRDITGLGNPKYLNSSETIVFKKNEAMFNYYHAKDEIIKTNEVLIVEGQFDCIALWKIGIKNAIAIMGTSLSPYHLKELSNKTITLFFDNDQAGKNATLKSLRIILYYLEKYHLNINFIKNNLNKDPDELYNLDQGKTLEQLINQKIDLVEFIFNMFLEIHKSNNSEQTKFENYKQIFEYVYYLKEQLTIILQEKLQKNAILSEKLFQSYYKEHAKPNFPSDPFFKTKVFEKESSDQASINNKKEEIQQYQYFSNDLKNQNKISKLEIKKNNNKKNISAHGTLLKEILLITLFQPGFEAYFWSKNFEAITFDDSYQPLKDLINYVVNKRKEGIEINANNLILFLEADLAQESRLEWRKKIENSLEAAKEIKEITWFDENKNEDSYFLIKKIDDLINQKQKKPKKIIIKGVGNGK, encoded by the coding sequence ATGTCAAAAGAAAGTGTTTGAGAATTTGTTATTGCAAAATCTGATATTGTAAATGTTATTGGTCAATATGTTAACTTAATCAAACAAGGTAAAAACTACAAAGCATGTTGTCCTTTTCATGGTGAAAAAACACCATCATTTATTGTTAGTCAAGAAAAAGGGATTTTTAAATGCTTTGGTTGTGGTAAAAGTGGTAATGTAATTAAATTTATTGAATTCAAAGAAAATTTAAATGGCATTGAAGCGCTAAAATTTTTAGCAAAAAAACAAAATTTAGATATTAGTAATTTTGGAGATTTTTTAAATAATTCTAATCTTTCATCTGAACATTCAAAAATTTTTGAAGCTAATCAAGTCGCACTTAATTTTTTTCGATACCAAATTACTTTTGAAAAAACTTCTTTGCTTGAAAATTTCTTACAAAAAAGAAATTTAACAAAGGAAATCATCAAGGAATTTGAAATTGGGTTTGCTGCTAAAGATAAATCAATTTATGAAACACTTAAAAATAATGAAATTGATGATTATGCAATTTTTAATTCCTCATTGCTATCCGGAAATGAAAATCGAAATTTTTTTAATGATCGTTTAATATTCCCAATTCATGATAAATTTGGGAATATTGTTGCTTTTTCAGGACGTGATATAACAGGGTTAGGAAATCCGAAATATTTAAATAGTTCAGAAACAATTGTTTTTAAAAAAAATGAAGCAATGTTTAATTATTATCATGCTAAAGATGAAATCATTAAAACAAATGAAGTTTTGATTGTTGAAGGACAATTTGATTGCATTGCGTTATGAAAAATTGGCATTAAAAATGCAATTGCAATTATGGGGACTTCGCTATCACCATATCACCTGAAAGAATTAAGCAATAAAACAATTACGTTATTTTTTGATAATGATCAAGCTGGAAAAAATGCAACTTTAAAAAGTTTAAGAATAATTTTGTATTACTTAGAAAAATATCATTTAAACATAAACTTTATTAAAAATAATTTAAATAAGGATCCTGATGAATTATACAATTTGGATCAAGGTAAAACATTAGAACAATTAATAAATCAAAAAATTGATCTTGTTGAATTTATTTTTAACATGTTTTTAGAAATCCATAAATCAAATAATAGTGAACAAACAAAATTTGAGAATTATAAACAAATTTTTGAATATGTGTATTATCTAAAAGAACAATTAACAATTATTTTGCAAGAAAAACTCCAAAAAAATGCAATTTTATCCGAAAAATTATTTCAATCATATTATAAGGAACATGCCAAACCTAATTTTCCTTCAGATCCTTTTTTTAAAACAAAAGTTTTTGAAAAAGAATCAAGTGATCAAGCAAGTATAAACAATAAAAAAGAAGAAATTCAACAATATCAATATTTTTCAAATGATTTAAAAAATCAAAATAAAATTTCAAAATTAGAAATCAAAAAAAATAACAACAAAAAAAACATTAGTGCCCATGGAACTTTATTGAAGGAAATACTTTTAATTACTTTATTCCAACCTGGTTTTGAAGCATATTTTTGAAGTAAAAATTTTGAAGCAATCACTTTTGATGATTCATATCAACCATTGAAAGATTTAATCAATTATGTTGTTAATAAAAGAAAAGAAGGGATTGAAATTAATGCAAATAATTTGATTCTTTTTTTAGAGGCTGATTTAGCGCAAGAGAGTCGTTTGGAATGAAGGAAAAAAATTGAAAATAGTTTAGAAGCAGCAAAGGAAATCAAAGAAATTACTTGATTTGATGAAAATAAAAATGAAGATTCTTATTTTCTTATAAAAAAAATTGATGATTTAATTAATCAAAAACAAAAAAAACCAAAAAAAATAATTATTAAGGGAGTGGGAAATGGAAAATAA
- a CDS encoding glycine--tRNA ligase yields the protein MDNNLEKDIQIVIAHLKNQGFVYQNSEIYGGLVNTWDYGPLATSMLNEIKKIWINEFIRKEKNYQIDTKIIMNKNVWKASGHLDNFSDYLIENKINNKRYRADHIVKDLFPEINAEACSFSELETIIKEKVKKYENSETDWGFIRPFNLMFKTQLGAIDNNSAETFLRPETAQGIFVNFKNLVRSSRAKLPFGIGQIGKSFRNEITPRDFIFRTREFEQMELEFFCEEKDSNEFYQYWINKCQTLILSLGLKKENIRIREHQVDELSHYSKGTSDIEYLFPFGWGELLGIANRGDYDLKQHMKFSGESLEYLKEDGSKIIPYVIEPSIGLDRLLFALLIDAFAIEQLPNNEERVLLKLNKKIAPYQLAILPLMKKQSEQAKKIFEDLLVHTNLRITYDESGSIGKRYRRQDAIGTPYCITIDFDTELKQTVTIRNRDTMKQDIIAIDEIEKYFKLANI from the coding sequence GTGGATAATAATTTAGAAAAAGACATTCAAATTGTAATAGCCCACTTAAAAAATCAAGGATTTGTTTATCAAAATTCAGAAATTTATGGTGGGTTAGTAAACACTTGAGATTATGGTCCACTAGCAACTTCAATGCTTAATGAAATTAAAAAGATATGGATTAATGAATTTATTCGAAAAGAAAAAAATTATCAAATTGATACAAAGATTATCATGAATAAAAATGTTTGAAAAGCAAGCGGACATCTTGATAATTTTTCAGATTATTTGATTGAAAATAAGATTAATAACAAAAGATATCGAGCTGATCATATTGTTAAAGATTTATTTCCTGAAATTAATGCTGAAGCATGTTCATTTTCAGAATTAGAAACTATCATTAAAGAAAAAGTTAAAAAATATGAAAACTCTGAAACTGATTGAGGATTTATTCGCCCCTTTAATTTAATGTTTAAAACACAATTAGGAGCAATTGATAATAATTCTGCCGAAACATTTTTACGTCCGGAAACAGCACAAGGAATTTTTGTAAATTTTAAAAATTTAGTGCGAAGTTCAAGAGCAAAATTGCCATTTGGAATTGGTCAAATTGGAAAAAGTTTTCGGAATGAAATAACCCCCCGTGATTTCATTTTTCGAACAAGAGAATTTGAACAAATGGAATTGGAATTTTTTTGTGAAGAAAAAGATAGTAATGAATTTTATCAATATTGAATAAATAAATGTCAAACATTAATTTTATCTTTAGGACTTAAAAAAGAAAACATTCGGATTAGAGAACATCAAGTTGATGAATTGAGTCATTACTCAAAAGGAACATCAGACATTGAATATTTATTCCCATTTGGTTGAGGTGAATTGTTGGGGATTGCAAACCGTGGTGATTATGATTTAAAACAACATATGAAATTTTCTGGTGAATCACTTGAATACTTAAAGGAAGATGGTAGCAAAATAATTCCTTATGTAATTGAACCATCCATTGGATTGGATAGATTGTTATTTGCTTTATTGATTGATGCATTTGCAATTGAACAGTTGCCAAATAATGAAGAAAGAGTACTTTTAAAATTAAATAAAAAAATTGCTCCTTATCAATTAGCAATTTTGCCTTTAATGAAAAAACAATCTGAACAAGCTAAAAAAATTTTTGAAGATTTGTTAGTTCATACAAATTTAAGAATTACTTATGATGAAAGTGGATCAATTGGTAAAAGATATCGTCGGCAAGATGCAATTGGAACACCATATTGTATAACAATTGATTTTGATACAGAATTAAAACAAACAGTCACAATTCGAAATCGTGATACAATGAAGCAAGATATCATTGCAATTGATGAGATTGAAAAATATTTTAAGTTAGCAAATATTTAA
- the ffh gene encoding signal recognition particle protein, translating to MLNFIQKRIQKSIDKINKKLSINEEDILEILREVKLALLEADVNLEVVKLFIKQVKEKALNSQIIGKLNQQQMVLKIFKDELTNILGNNPIEIKPKAFPTKIMMVGLQGSGKTTTSAKLAFYLRKKGIFKKPLLVGDDIYRPAARDQLDQLAKQNQIDFFTKNENDALLIATESIKKAENFNNDLVIIDTAGRLAIDEDLMQELKEIKRYTKPDYIFLVVDAMSGQDVINSAKKFHEELNLTGTIITKLDSDARGGAALSITHLLNINIAFIGTSEKISGLELFHPDRMADRILGMGDVLSLIEKASEEVDEKMMKKIGYKMISGKFDLNDLMNSLMQIKKLGKMKAILKLIPGMADKVSDEKIDEAENKFKIYTHLINSMTEAEKKNPKLLKNPTRKERIIKGSGRSPREYNMLVNDFERMAKQMKEMASNPQIKNGILNQ from the coding sequence ATGTTAAATTTTATACAAAAAAGAATTCAAAAATCAATTGATAAGATTAATAAAAAATTGTCAATCAATGAAGAAGACATTCTAGAAATTTTAAGAGAAGTAAAATTAGCTTTACTTGAAGCCGATGTTAACTTAGAAGTTGTTAAATTATTTATCAAACAAGTCAAAGAAAAAGCGCTTAATAGTCAAATCATTGGTAAGTTAAATCAACAGCAAATGGTTTTGAAAATTTTTAAAGATGAACTAACAAATATTCTTGGGAATAATCCAATTGAAATTAAGCCTAAGGCATTTCCAACAAAAATCATGATGGTTGGATTACAAGGTTCAGGGAAAACTACAACATCAGCAAAATTAGCTTTTTATTTAAGAAAAAAAGGCATTTTTAAAAAACCACTTTTAGTTGGAGATGATATTTATCGGCCAGCGGCAAGAGATCAATTAGATCAATTAGCAAAACAAAATCAAATTGATTTTTTTACTAAAAATGAAAATGATGCCTTATTAATTGCAACTGAATCAATCAAAAAAGCTGAAAACTTCAATAATGACTTAGTGATTATTGATACTGCTGGACGTTTAGCAATTGATGAAGATTTAATGCAAGAGCTAAAAGAAATTAAACGCTATACAAAACCAGATTATATTTTCTTAGTTGTTGATGCAATGAGTGGACAAGATGTAATTAATAGTGCAAAAAAATTCCATGAAGAATTGAATCTAACTGGAACAATAATTACCAAATTAGATTCCGATGCTCGGGGTGGTGCTGCACTAAGTATTACACATCTATTAAATATCAATATTGCCTTTATTGGAACAAGTGAAAAAATTAGTGGTTTAGAATTATTTCATCCTGATCGAATGGCTGATCGGATTCTTGGGATGGGGGATGTTTTATCATTAATCGAAAAAGCCTCAGAAGAAGTTGATGAAAAAATGATGAAAAAAATTGGCTATAAAATGATTAGTGGTAAATTTGATCTTAATGACCTTATGAATTCATTAATGCAAATTAAAAAACTTGGCAAAATGAAAGCAATATTAAAATTAATTCCTGGCATGGCTGATAAAGTTAGTGATGAAAAAATTGATGAAGCTGAAAACAAATTTAAAATTTATACCCATTTAATTAATTCTATGACCGAAGCTGAAAAGAAAAATCCAAAATTATTAAAAAATCCGACGCGAAAAGAAAGAATTATCAAAGGTTCGGGTAGAAGTCCAAGAGAGTATAATATGCTTGTCAACGATTTTGAAAGAATGGCAAAACAAATGAAAGAAATGGCTTCAAACCCTCAAATCAAAAATGGAATTCTAAATCAATAA
- a CDS encoding SGNH/GDSL hydrolase family protein: MQENNNKKIKINYVALGEAFASGYNSKLGFSTNGYLDTNNEIHGLCYPTVIANLIKNNQDFMLESFYNLAVPTNSLRFLEALYTNDKKALKKMNNIIDLIQAIDWISTNPFKNYFSNFLNDWNINNDDFSFFFKKIKEANFITITAGFFDFFNKLPFKHFRLLNKIDQQKKAEEINVIKKIIEEITIEVKNKLISLIKSIQNKNKQAKIVLTNYPQLLLHLKFAINSYVNPKQANEFNLYHFIQTNFDQSIKEAAKKVGCDFIDVNDTVYWNENKKYLFENIFAFYPTEKGYKKIGMDIYTKLFINKNAFKEDLKNIEFLNKYISSQSYWENDIDLYHSIHEVNNNHALFKQVYGKNKNESIYLLDDNEKKYQDLLNYKIRISDFLTLFLRYYNVSVSELTRRLIISRFNQAKENYQFIEKLTKFLSNEQRTKEIILILLKNQKTDNILYILEQILFKKELLENKKIDLNLIKKELFKILRDNQYLVYDVLKYFFNSQLINESRKEINEIIELFVKESLNTKLLSYLFNFNNNQKFEKIINYLLSLDSFKDFINFFVESLVNYSNVYVNLKNFDELWKHFIVKNKYNLLLLFDKILVELTNENNFSQTVDFFTQAINDLLRLELESKDYKLLKNSISNIIDIFKNNPKYWNYVVLKFLDKIKNLSLYDLIFQIKENKQKIIKWTHFIAINRYLILGFRILKNIQTIKKIIAKYKI; encoded by the coding sequence ATGCAGGAAAATAATAATAAAAAAATAAAAATTAATTATGTTGCACTTGGTGAGGCATTTGCATCTGGCTATAATTCAAAATTAGGTTTTTCAACAAATGGATATTTAGATACAAACAATGAAATTCATGGGTTATGTTATCCAACAGTGATTGCTAATTTAATTAAAAACAATCAAGATTTTATGCTTGAGAGTTTTTATAATTTAGCAGTTCCAACAAATTCGCTACGTTTTTTAGAAGCTTTGTATACAAATGATAAAAAAGCACTTAAAAAAATGAACAATATTATTGATTTAATCCAAGCAATTGATTGAATTTCAACAAATCCTTTTAAAAATTATTTTTCGAATTTCTTAAATGATTGAAATATAAATAATGATGATTTTAGTTTTTTTTTCAAAAAAATTAAAGAAGCAAATTTTATTACAATCACAGCTGGATTTTTTGATTTTTTTAATAAATTACCCTTTAAACATTTCCGTTTACTAAATAAAATCGATCAACAAAAAAAAGCAGAAGAAATTAACGTTATTAAAAAAATTATTGAAGAAATAACTATTGAAGTTAAAAACAAATTAATTTCCTTAATTAAATCTATTCAAAATAAAAATAAACAAGCAAAAATTGTTCTTACTAATTATCCTCAGTTGCTTTTGCATTTAAAATTTGCAATTAATTCATATGTCAATCCCAAACAAGCAAATGAGTTCAATCTTTATCATTTTATTCAAACAAATTTTGATCAGTCAATCAAAGAAGCAGCAAAAAAAGTCGGTTGCGATTTCATTGATGTAAATGACACAGTATATTGAAATGAAAATAAGAAATATTTATTTGAAAATATTTTTGCATTTTATCCGACTGAAAAAGGCTATAAAAAAATTGGCATGGATATTTATACAAAATTATTTATTAATAAAAATGCATTCAAAGAAGATTTAAAAAACATTGAATTTTTAAATAAATATATATCTAGTCAATCATATTGAGAAAATGATATTGATTTATATCACTCAATTCATGAAGTAAATAATAATCATGCGTTGTTTAAGCAAGTTTATGGCAAAAATAAAAATGAAAGCATTTATTTGTTGGATGATAATGAAAAAAAATATCAAGATCTTTTAAATTATAAAATTCGGATTTCAGATTTTTTAACCTTATTTTTAAGATATTATAATGTTTCAGTCTCAGAATTAACACGAAGATTAATTATTAGTCGCTTTAATCAAGCAAAAGAAAATTATCAATTTATTGAAAAATTAACAAAATTTTTAAGCAATGAACAGCGAACAAAAGAAATTATTCTTATTTTGCTAAAAAATCAAAAAACAGATAATATTTTGTATATTTTAGAACAAATTCTTTTTAAAAAAGAGCTTTTAGAAAACAAAAAAATTGATTTAAACTTAATAAAAAAAGAATTATTTAAAATTCTTAGGGACAATCAATATTTAGTTTATGATGTTTTAAAATATTTTTTTAATTCACAACTAATCAATGAATCAAGAAAAGAAATCAATGAAATTATTGAACTTTTTGTCAAAGAAAGTTTGAATACAAAACTTTTATCTTATTTATTTAATTTCAATAACAACCAAAAATTTGAAAAAATTATTAATTATTTATTAAGTCTTGATTCATTTAAGGATTTTATTAATTTCTTTGTTGAATCTTTAGTTAATTACTCAAATGTTTATGTTAATTTAAAAAATTTTGATGAACTTTGAAAACATTTTATTGTTAAAAATAAATATAACTTACTTTTATTATTTGACAAGATTCTAGTTGAATTAACAAATGAAAATAATTTCTCACAAACAGTTGATTTTTTTACACAAGCAATCAATGATTTATTACGTTTAGAATTAGAATCAAAAGACTATAAATTATTAAAAAATTCAATTTCAAACATTATTGATATTTTTAAAAATAATCCAAAATATTGAAATTATGTTGTCTTAAAATTTCTTGATAAAATTAAAAATCTTTCATTATATGATTTAATTTTTCAAATTAAAGAAAATAAACAAAAAATTATTAAATGAACACATTTCATTGCGATTAATCGTTATTTAATTTTGGGATTTAGAATTCTTAAAAATATTCAAACAATTAAAAAAATTATTGCCAAATATAAAATTTAA
- the ylqF gene encoding ribosome biogenesis GTPase YlqF — MIHWFPGHMAKQFRLLQEKQKIFDLFIVVMDARIPRSSFNEEIFKIIGQKPILFVLNKADKTNLNLLQPFIKKYQERGQVVVTNLKNKDGYHKINQALNQEYLKFKQKNALKGKLTPPLKCVVLGIPNVGKSTLINTMSKTKSTKVGAIAGITRSEQWINCKNYLLLDTPGLLMPKIKNDEVGAKLAIVGSIRQEAIDQNQLIVVLYQLMSKYYPNKLNELNLNAVFEEEAIFENLNKFAKNNNLLLKNGVYDLKKGINLLINYFKNLDNVIFDVYEESEKK, encoded by the coding sequence ATGATTCATTGATTTCCAGGACACATGGCTAAGCAATTTCGCTTACTTCAAGAAAAACAAAAAATTTTTGATTTGTTTATTGTGGTTATGGATGCAAGAATTCCTCGTAGCTCCTTTAATGAAGAAATTTTTAAAATCATTGGTCAAAAACCAATTTTATTTGTGCTTAATAAAGCCGATAAAACAAATTTAAATTTATTGCAACCATTTATTAAAAAATACCAAGAACGCGGTCAAGTTGTTGTAACAAATTTAAAAAACAAAGATGGATATCATAAAATCAATCAAGCATTGAACCAAGAATATTTAAAATTTAAGCAAAAAAATGCTTTAAAAGGCAAATTAACACCCCCCCTTAAATGTGTAGTTCTAGGGATTCCAAATGTTGGTAAATCAACATTAATTAATACGATGTCAAAAACTAAATCAACAAAAGTTGGGGCAATTGCTGGAATTACAAGATCAGAGCAATGAATTAATTGTAAAAATTATTTGCTTCTTGACACTCCTGGTCTTTTAATGCCCAAAATTAAAAATGATGAAGTCGGAGCTAAATTAGCAATTGTTGGTTCAATTCGTCAAGAAGCAATTGATCAAAATCAATTAATTGTTGTTTTATATCAATTAATGTCCAAATACTATCCAAATAAATTAAATGAACTTAATTTAAATGCTGTTTTTGAAGAAGAAGCAATTTTTGAAAATTTAAATAAATTTGCAAAGAACAATAATTTATTATTAAAAAATGGTGTTTATGATTTAAAAAAAGGAATTAATTTATTAATAAATTATTTTAAAAATTTAGATAATGTTATTTTTGATGTTTATGAAGAAAGTGAAAAAAAATAA
- a CDS encoding tRNA (cytidine(34)-2'-O)-methyltransferase, whose product MINIVLYQPEISPNTANIIRTSFAGNAKLHIIKPIAFDLHPHWLKRKAAGHFLSEIQHEIHANYEAFLKKYPNKKIFYITRYGLNNYAELNYKEILDNNQEIWIMFGTESTGIPKKILQNNIENCLRIPMNQHCRSLNLANSVAIVLYEILRQTNFFGLSQYEVQKGKDFILKKD is encoded by the coding sequence ATGATTAACATTGTGCTCTACCAACCTGAAATAAGTCCAAATACAGCAAATATTATAAGAACATCTTTTGCCGGAAATGCAAAGTTGCATATTATCAAACCAATTGCTTTTGATTTACACCCCCATTGATTAAAAAGAAAGGCAGCTGGGCATTTTTTGAGTGAAATTCAACATGAAATTCATGCAAATTATGAGGCATTTTTAAAAAAATATCCAAACAAAAAAATTTTTTATATTACGCGTTATGGATTAAATAACTATGCGGAATTGAATTACAAAGAAATTTTAGATAATAATCAAGAAATTTGAATCATGTTTGGCACTGAAAGTACCGGAATTCCTAAAAAAATTTTGCAAAATAATATTGAAAATTGTTTAAGAATTCCAATGAATCAACATTGTCGAAGTTTAAACTTAGCAAATTCTGTCGCAATTGTTTTATATGAAATTTTGCGTCAAACAAATTTTTTTGGTCTTTCACAATATGAGGTTCAAAAAGGTAAAGATTTTATTCTAAAAAAAGATTAA
- the rpsO gene encoding 30S ribosomal protein S15: MVSKQRKSELVKQFGRNDKDTGYLPVQIAILTEDIESLKKHFALNKKDLHSMRGFMAKVNHRKALLNHLKNEDYTLYQSTIKALNIRK, translated from the coding sequence ATGGTTTCAAAACAAAGAAAAAGTGAATTAGTGAAACAATTTGGAAGAAATGATAAGGATACAGGATATCTTCCTGTGCAAATTGCCATTCTTACTGAAGATATTGAATCACTAAAAAAACACTTTGCACTTAATAAAAAAGATCTTCATTCAATGCGAGGATTTATGGCTAAAGTTAACCACCGTAAAGCTTTATTAAATCACTTAAAAAATGAAGATTATACTTTATATCAATCAACCATTAAAGCATTAAATATTAGAAAATAA
- the rpsI gene encoding 30S ribosomal protein S9 — translation MAEKIRYYGLGRRKSSVARVYLIPGKGNFVINGKEAKQYLNSGILLKDATSPFTVTETTNQFDIFVNVNGGGLTGQAGAIRLGIARALLEASNNEYHNKLKEAGFLTRDARVKERKKFGLRKARRARQFSKR, via the coding sequence ATGGCAGAAAAAATTAGATATTATGGTTTAGGCCGTCGTAAATCATCTGTTGCTAGAGTTTACTTGATTCCAGGAAAAGGTAACTTTGTAATTAATGGTAAGGAAGCAAAACAATACTTAAATTCAGGGATTTTATTAAAAGATGCAACAAGTCCATTTACTGTAACTGAAACAACTAATCAATTTGATATTTTTGTGAATGTGAATGGTGGGGGATTAACAGGACAAGCAGGAGCAATTCGCTTAGGAATTGCAAGAGCACTACTAGAAGCATCAAATAATGAATACCACAACAAATTAAAAGAGGCAGGATTTCTAACAAGAGATGCCCGTGTCAAAGAACGTAAGAAATTTGGTTTGAGAAAAGCAAGAAGAGCAAGACAATTTTCAAAACGTTAG
- the rplM gene encoding 50S ribosomal protein L13, producing MRQTTIIKKELVDKKWYIVDAANVPLGRLSTLVASVLRGKNKPTFTPNVDMGDNVVVINAKDVLLTAKKDEKKIYYHHTGYPGGLKQITAANLRAKKPELLVEKAVRGMLPHTKLGRKQFKNLYVYADANHKQVGQQPTVLEVK from the coding sequence ATGCGTCAAACAACAATTATTAAAAAAGAATTAGTTGACAAAAAATGATACATCGTCGATGCAGCCAACGTACCACTAGGTAGACTTTCAACTCTTGTAGCTTCAGTCCTTCGCGGAAAAAATAAACCAACATTTACACCAAATGTTGACATGGGCGACAATGTAGTTGTTATTAATGCAAAAGATGTTCTTTTAACAGCTAAAAAAGATGAAAAGAAAATTTATTACCACCACACCGGATATCCTGGTGGATTAAAACAAATTACAGCTGCAAACCTAAGAGCTAAAAAACCTGAACTTTTGGTTGAAAAAGCAGTTAGAGGGATGTTACCTCATACAAAACTAGGCCGTAAACAATTTAAAAACTTATATGTATATGCAGATGCAAATCATAAACAAGTTGGACAACAACCAACAGTCTTAGAGGTTAAATAA